The window GATAAAGCGGTCGTCCTCAACGCACAAGATTGTTTTGATCGCCATACTTCCCTCCTCTTATCCTCGATACATAGCGTGATTTTTTATCCAGCCACCGCCCTGGCGAATCAGATTGCGATTGAGCTGTCCGTCCTCGAGCAGCTTGTCCTTGACGGCGGCGTACACCGGCACGGTAAACGAAAAGACCGAGCCTTCGTTCTCTTTGGAGCGCGCGGTGATGTGGCCGCCGTGACTCTCAATAAAGGCCTTGCAGATGTAGAGGCCGATGCCGGTGCCAGAAACGGTCTCGCGGCTGCGGTGCGAGCGGTAGAATTTGTGAAATAGATTTTTGACGACGCTCGGTGGCATGCCGACGCCGTTATCGGCGACGGAGACTTCGATAACATCGCCCTTTTGTTCGGCACTGACCGAGACAGTGCCGCCCTCGAAACTGTATTTGATGGCGTTGTCGATGAGGTTGGAGATGACCTCGCTGATGCTGGAGCGGTCGGCGGCGATGGTCGGCAGGTCGCTTGGGATGCTGATATTGAGCAAGCGGTGCTGCGTTGACGCGCGCAGCTGCATGTCGTCGGCGATCGAGCCATAGATGTCAGACAGCGAGTCCTCAGTGAGGTGGATACTGAGATGGTGGCGGTCGAACTTAGCGACGTTGAGGATATTGTTGATATAACCAGACAAGCGGTTGGCAGACACCGTCAGCCGTGCTAGTAGCTGCGGCTCGTCACCTTTCAGGCGGCCGGCTAGCTCCTCGGCGAGGACGTCGAGATAACCACGAATGATGGTGATCGGGCCGCGGAGTTCGTGGGCAGCGAAGGAGATGAAATTGAGGTCTTCTTCCTCGGGTAGGTATTGGGCCGAGCGGTCGATGAGGACGATGACGGTCTCGCCGGGTGCGTCTTTTTGGTAGGAGGCAATGATGTCAAAGAAGCGAGTTTTTTTGAAGGCACCGTTGGTGGTAGCGACGCGGCGCCAGGTACGCTCGGCGGAGACTTGGCGGGCATCGGCGTCGCTGAGCCAGGCTGTGAGCGACTGCTCGTTGAGAAAATCCAGCGCCAGATACGGCTGGCCGTCGGCGTCAGTGGCAATTGGTGCAGCCTTGTTGGCGGAGATGATACGCTTGGCGGGATCGAGGACAACGATGCCGCAGCTGGTGTGATTGAGCGCTTGGGTTAGCAGCGCGTCGGGACTTGGTGGCGGTGCGGGTTGAGTCGGCTCATCATAGATGAGTTCAAGGACGGTCTTGAAGCCGGTCTTGGCGTGTTGCTCGGCGTTCGGATTTGGTAGAGGTGTGGTGGTGCGCTCGCCGCGTTTATGGATCAGCGCAGTCAAGATATTATCTAGCGGCCGACCAGCAATGATAATCAAGGCAACCGAAAAAAGACTGCCGACAATAAAAATCGTGCCAGTGATTAGCCAGAACGTCGGGTGACTCCACGAGGTGACGCCGGTGACACTGAGAATCACACCACCGATGAGCGCTACGGCTGCCTGCCCGGCCAGTGCACAGGCGAACAACATGCGCCGGTGGTATCGTCGAAAGCTGCGAATTGACATGCCGCCAGCTGTCATCGCCACGTGACGGATCCCCGCCCGGGCGTAAACACGCCGATCCATGTTTGGCCGCGACCCAGGGTAAAGTCTTTGCCATTCTCATCAAGCAATTTGAGCGGTGCGGTGAGGCTATCTTTCTTCCAGGTGATGGCGGTAGCGGTGCCGTTCTGGAAGACGGTCGCCTTGCCCGAGCCAATGGTGACGGTGTCCTCGTAGCCATCTGGCCCGACGCGTCGCTCGAGCGGTGCTTCGAGAGCGATGACCACGCGTGGGGCGATCTGGCCACCTTCCCGGTCGGCGTGCGGTGCGCCAGCTAGTGAGCGTTTGTAGGTGTTGGTCGCTTTGTCATAAGCATAGGCGGTATTGTAAGTGCTGCCGCTAAAGTTGAGCTGGATAGTGGTGGCATTTGGTGTCTCGACCGGCTTGCCATCACCACGCTTGAAACCGGTAAATGATGATTCTTTGAAACCTTTACTAGCATTCAGGGCGTCAAGTTTCTCACCGGATGTGTAGACATTGTGTGGGGCGCGGCGGTCGCTGGCTCGCCAATAACTGCCGCCATTAAAGAACTGGTCGATGTCGCGGTAGCCGCTGCTGCGGACGGTATCGAGAGCGTTCGGGCTGCCGCCGACGTGGGCGATGGAGGCTTGGTACTGCGCGCCCCAGCTGAG is drawn from Candidatus Saccharibacteria bacterium oral taxon 488 and contains these coding sequences:
- a CDS encoding HAMP domain-containing histidine kinase, yielding MDRRVYARAGIRHVAMTAGGMSIRSFRRYHRRMLFACALAGQAAVALIGGVILSVTGVTSWSHPTFWLITGTIFIVGSLFSVALIIIAGRPLDNILTALIHKRGERTTTPLPNPNAEQHAKTGFKTVLELIYDEPTQPAPPPSPDALLTQALNHTSCGIVVLDPAKRIISANKAAPIATDADGQPYLALDFLNEQSLTAWLSDADARQVSAERTWRRVATTNGAFKKTRFFDIIASYQKDAPGETVIVLIDRSAQYLPEEEDLNFISFAAHELRGPITIIRGYLDVLAEELAGRLKGDEPQLLARLTVSANRLSGYINNILNVAKFDRHHLSIHLTEDSLSDIYGSIADDMQLRASTQHRLLNISIPSDLPTIAADRSSISEVISNLIDNAIKYSFEGGTVSVSAEQKGDVIEVSVADNGVGMPPSVVKNLFHKFYRSHRSRETVSGTGIGLYICKAFIESHGGHITARSKENEGSVFSFTVPVYAAVKDKLLEDGQLNRNLIRQGGGWIKNHAMYRG
- a CDS encoding DUF3048 domain-containing protein — protein: MHIKNPRPATAAQKPTVKSAKLEPASPNAPAKKRSFAQWCKKHLWAIVLITASLVIAGIFIVAINSVQHDGGLPFFAAKKKPTKFYSPLTGLEVADEAATKQPVTAVMIENSPDARPQSGLSGAGIVYEAVAEGGITRFLAVYQGAKPGLIGPVRSLRLYYLSWGAQYQASIAHVGGSPNALDTVRSSGYRDIDQFFNGGSYWRASDRRAPHNVYTSGEKLDALNASKGFKESSFTGFKRGDGKPVETPNATTIQLNFSGSTYNTAYAYDKATNTYKRSLAGAPHADREGGQIAPRVVIALEAPLERRVGPDGYEDTVTIGSGKATVFQNGTATAITWKKDSLTAPLKLLDENGKDFTLGRGQTWIGVFTPGRGSVTWR